The Buteo buteo chromosome 15, bButBut1.hap1.1, whole genome shotgun sequence genome includes the window tatccattttaaaatgcttcctcTTTTGTAACTGATCAGATTCTGTTCCCTCTTATTTCACTGATCCAAGCTGCATAATTCAGATTAAGAATTTGAAACCACAATGCCTGCAGCTTTTAAATTTGCCAAAAAGTACTTATCCTCAGAACCATGCTTCTAACGACAGATGCCTGAAGCAACATTCATATTTAGATTTTATTATACTTGAAAAGGCTCAGGGATGCTACACTCAAGATACTGGGTTAAGCCCATCTTCATCCTTACAAAGGACAGTCACAATTAaatcctttcaaaaaaaccttGTCTAACTGCCTTTCCAATCTTACTCCTTGCTTAAAGGGCATTTCTTCCACTACAAATTTTGGAGAAAGATGTCGTTTTGAAACATACATTTTGCTCAAGGATTTAAGTAACATTTTCGGTTTTGAGGAGGTGCTTGGCTAGgacttttattttccccttcagtAAAAGCCCTTGAGATTCTTCAGTAGAAATACTTCCCagatttgattttcttcctatgtTACGTGGGCTATTTTCTACCAAACCTTCTAATTATTAAAACTCTCTCCACACACTGTGACTTCAAGAAAGCTCTTTGCTTCAGAGACAAACTgtctgcacaggagatccatGTGCCACAGCTCAACAGATGAGCATTTTTACAGCACTGAGGACAGCAAGACACGTTGTTTTGCACAACACAAGGAAGCATGGAAGCATTTGAAGGCACAGGACCTGTTAGGATGGTACTGAAGGACCACAGATCGTGGAAAGTGCTAAAGCGGGCAAAGTTTTGTTTGCATTGTCTCATGAAAACACAGCTTGGAGAAAACGTATCAGAGAAACTAACTGTTTCACTGCAAAGGTGAGCTCAGGAGTAAACTAACATACAAGCATGTGCACGAGGGAACAAACTAACAAATTATTCGACCTGAACAGAGATGCAAGAGAACCCAATTCtctcaaaagaacaaaacaaacattcatACCCCATGCTTTGCTCCCTTCTGACAAAGGCACATAATTCAAGCCAGCATTCACCAAGCCCCACATGAGGCTCTAGCGGTTCAAATGATCAGAGAGTCAGCAGATCTCTCCAGATGAGCATACCGTGGGATTTGAGAGTTTACCCTTCTCCCTGGGCCCTGCTTGGAACTATGGTGTGGTCAGAAACTAGCATCAGGGAGCCAGGACCTGTttcagctgtgtccccccctGCAAAAGACacagggggtggggagcaggtgTACAGATCAAGGACTAACATTTTCTCCAGATTATAAACAACTAGCAATTTTCAGTGACTCAGCTGCatgccaaataaaaaatattatagtTACTGAATAAATATATCaattgtatatatatatataattaaattCCATTTGATTATGCCAAGAAGATATCCCTAATAGATCTATTCCTGTATCAAGAAGCATTTACCCTATCAAGAAGTTTTACAACCTACACTCACTTTGTACTTAGCAGATAAAATGATGAAGTAACACAcagactttgaaaaaaaaaattttcttggGATATTATATTATTCAAATTTTCATTGTAACAATATAAACCAGGAGTGTATGTTTAATAGCTTACAGTAACAGAATCCGGCATCTCTCCCCAGCATACTGAAACATATAAAATATTGACTGTATTTACATAAAAGACCTTTACTTAATATTAACATAAACGTTTTCAAGAACTTCTCAATTTGTCAGGTTTGTTTTTATCATGCTTTTTGTGAATACAGCAAGCAAGATATTTAACAGCTATTGTTGAACAAGCATATCCCCTTTCTACTAAAACTGGACACTGGCACACATAAGCAGCTCTCCAGGTTTTATCCACAGAGAACTCCAAAACAACAGAGTCATTCTGAACATTCTGGATAACAAGAATGTTCACTTTTAGCTTGTGCAAGAATATTGACATAAATTATGGTGGTATAGGATAAAAATTATGGAGAAATGACTGGAGTTATAGTGAAGCAGGAGACATCGTGAACAACGTAAGCACACTTCAGGTaacttgtaaaaacaaaatctgtgaaAGTGTGTGCAGATGCAGTAGATACTCCTGTCAGATCAACATATGGTCAGATGTTGGACTGTTAGCGAGTATTTCTGGTTAGCCCACCCTTCCACCTTaaagaggcaaagaaaacaatacACACCAATAGAAAAATCTCGCTGTTTCTAAGATCTCTTAACACTGCAATTAAGTGTCAGTGAAGTAGGTTTCATGAAGCAATACAGCTGCTCTTTCAAAATAAGACACACTCTTGGGTATATATACACCCTTCTACATAGCTATTTACATACacctacaggagaaaaaaacaccaacataAAATCACATATGTAGGCAACTTCTTACCAAacatattaaattatttcaagaaattaagaaacattATGTAAATTCTTGTTTTTGAAATTATTGCCTTGAGAGAGTAACGTAAAGTTCATGGAATATACTTTCACACAGCCCCTTCAATGccatttatatattttcctaCAAGAAgtttctcagggaaaaaaatctaccatCACGTAAGTCATTCTCTGCTGTTTTTACAGTTCAAAACTTCTAGCTGGGAAACATAATGACTTTATAAgtacattaaaatgttttttgctGACAGAGTAATTAAACATTTGGAACATAAAAGTAAATGTTAAATATAAAGACATGATATAAATACAGTTTGAATTTCACTTTTAACAATCTAAACGCTTACCTGAAGATTGGAAAGATACTTTAAACAAGGCTAGCCTATCAACATATCTTTAGGTTAATTCTATTTACATGTGAAAGTTAAGATAATAAAAAAGtctaaatactgaaaaataaaaaggaaggcaACATATCTAGAATTTTATCGCTAGCTAGAAGTTAATTTCAATGACATCTCTTTgaaattgctttaaattttgcaatttcattttctcaaaacATTATATTTAGAACAAGCAATTACTTTATATTTTCATGATGAAATTTACCATGACATATGAACAACCACTCACTCAATTATCTTCTAAAGATGTGGGTGAAGAATTTCAATACATCTAGTGTCTTTTGCAATGTGTTGCATTACAACAGTAACACCCAAGATAAGAGGAGGTCAGGCATCTAGACTCCTACTGCCCAATAATTACTTTATGACCTAAATTTTTGGTGCAGCATAGTaattttaatgattatttttcaattccagtatttttacttttgtccTTCTTTCCATTCTGAACATTTTGCTATCTATTTACACAAACATCCAAAGGCCAAAGTAACAGCAAATTTCAATTATCAGGAGAAAAATGGTATCTGCTCCAATCtttcaatgcattttttctcttctgtcctccATCTGCCATTGTCAGATTAACAGGTTGATAAACAAAGccaatttttctctttgatttggCTGCTCGTCTTGCAcgttttcctcttctcttctgcattCCTGACCTCATCAAAGTTCTGGCCTACAGTCAAATGACACCCAGTCACctgctcatttttttctaaaaagctggAAAACCAGTCTGTTCCAAATGGCCCATGCATGCAGGAACCGCATGAACCACACCTCTGTGGCTGAGAAGGCCTTTTGTGAGTTGCCAAAGTAACTCAGAAAGAGGATGTTACATTTGGATAGCTGTCCTAGCAGGCAGAAAGGCAAAGTCCCTATAAATTCCTAGAGATACCATCCTTAAATTCTCTATGTAGTCCTATACATTAGATATACATTGGACTACCTCTATATAGTCACTATATAGAGGAAGCGAGCAGCAAGTGACTAGGTATACTTCAGTTAGGGTCCTCATCTGAGCCTCCCTCTAAAGAAGCCTCTCTCAGCAGCTGTGTTGATCAAACCTAGCACCTTCAAGCCAGCTGGTCTTTGTGAATGTCATGGTGTAACAGTCTTCATCACTGTTGGACATGTCTTAGAAGCAGCTCATCAGTATAAAAATGGAACACTAAGTTTTAGCACCAGAACTATTTACTTACCTTTTCCCACTGCAATTACTTTGGTTCAGTCCTCCAACTTGGTTAACTGCAGACCAGGCTGTGAGACCAACATATGGTAATGAGGCAGCTTCTGTGTGACTGAGACACTTTGGCTTAAAAGACACCTGAAATAAAAGTAATCATATCTAAGTCACACAGCAGATCCTATGtgacactgaaatatttaaacaagCTTTACTGAATTGCAGATCGTGTATTCCACATTTTCAACTGTCTTCGTAACTAGCTGGAGTCTAAATCAATCCAAGAACCAAGAAACAGTTACTTAgacaccaaaggaaaaaaaaaagccagtctTTACGATTTTGGGTTTTTGCCTGTTAGCCACGTTTTTGAAAGTTTACCTCGTTTCCACTAGCCACCACAAATTCTGACAGAGTGCCCTGTTTCCATGGAGGAATTGCTGCCCACAcctaaaaccaaacagaaagcaaCTATCAATTTTTGTGACTTTGCACATGACTGTACCTacacagaaaagttttcttcattgaagaaatcttttttccaatttgcaGAATGTCTTCACTATTGCTTATCAGAAACCAGATTAGCTTACtctttacacaaaaaaaaaaatcgcaaGACTGACTAAATGAAGGACTGCAGAGCTTTGTAAGTAAATTGTACCATACTGTGTGTGTATAAgacataatttttcaaaaaccCCGAACTACTTCCATGCCAGGAAAGCCCAGATTGGaggggatggggctgggagaAATCAGAATTTGCTATACTAAAACTGGTGAAATGTGAAAGCAACTAGTGAAGGTGAAAGCAAACAATACCAGTATTTATGTGGGGAATCACAAAGAGGTTCTTGGGTTGTGCAAGAGCTCCTATCCTAAgttattgaagaaaaaagaccAACTAATCCCTTTCTGTTAGAATTCTATCTTCAGTCAAAAATGAAGCAGCATCTTGAGAGTGCACTTATAGATAAATAAATCCCTCTCTTGCTACCACTGAAATGGatcaaaagttaaaaaacagaagggaaactTGCAGAAGCAAGTCTGGGAAAGACcatgtttttcagagaaaaaaagtaggGAAGAAAGCATTCTAGGAATTTACTGCCAGATAGTTCTCATTCAGAGTGcaacaacataaaaacaaaaaacttcttAAGAGGGAAACAAAAGCTGAACATCTCACAGTATATTTTAACTAtatattttagaacaaaagaGATTGGTGGTATCACCTCATCTCCAGGTTTGAAATAAGACACACTCAGTCCGCATTCCATAACAACACCAGAGACATCTCGACCAAGTGTTAGTGGAAATTCAGTCTCCGTGGTTTTGAGTTTCAGGGGATCCCGCTTCATATTTAATGCAGTTGCACCATAACCAcctgcaaaacatgaaaataaccATGATATACCATAATGAGTTTTCATTTATAAACTGGACAATTCCAATCAGAAAGCATTGTCTGTACCTAATGTGCCTCATTTCTGTTATAACTTAAGCATGCAAAAAATCTTCAATATCTTATACTTTCACagattttagaaagaaagagTAAATCTCATTCTGGCTTATTTGTCCATGAAATGGCTCTCcattataaaaacatttagtATGTGATAACAATATCAGAAATTCTAAGAAGTCCGCTGGAAACGCTCCATTTTCCAACAGCATCATGTAGCTACAAATCCAAAAGAACTCCAAGCTTTCCATTTGTCTTTTCAAATAAAGTACTGTAACAAGCAACATGAACATCACAGTAAAAAATATTAAGGCACACCTCCTAAGATGAGTAACCTGAGCTTCTATTCAGTAAGCAACAGCTAAATGCTGTGAACTCTCAGAATTACCCATCTAATAACTCTGCTCAGCCTAAAAAGTTTGCATTTGGGTGTGTATGCCCTTTTGAGTGTTTGGACAAGTCTGCCTAGGTGCCCTGTTATGCTAGAAAGTGTTTTGATACTGAAAAGAAACGAAACAGACACAAAAGCAGGCACCTCAAAAGTAggatgaaaacatattttcttccaaatacttTTACACTGACTCAAAATACTAGTTGCAGCCCAGCAGTTCAAGCGGGTCATTCAACAGCAATCCTCAGACAGCAAGTGTCCCATAATCAAACCCACAACCAtatacaatgattttttttttaattaatttattagaGACCCAAAACACAAATTACAGCTCTGTAGGCAGGCTTCCTACAGATATCTCTGCATGTGCTACTGAATCTGATTTGATAGGCAAGATCACTTCTCAACATGAAATATAAGGTCTTCTACTACCACAACTTTCTCCATGTGTTCTGAACCTTGAAACCGAGgaaaaaatctgattaaaatgTGTCAGATACAAAGAGTTGGTCAGTGAAAGAAAGATACAGACTTCCCGGGCAAGATGACAGCAGGTACCCAGAAGCCAGTTCAGGAAGAAGGAACAACATGGTTTGGATGAGGTCGCACGTGCCGACTTTGCGGCAACTTTGACCTTCAGCCCCATTCACCTCAAAGAGGCAGGAGAATCCAGCACCTCTCGGGGGAACGCTGCTCCTTGGAAGGGCGAGAGTACCACCACCCAGAcggcggggacgggggagaaGGCCACGAAATAAACCCCACCTCGGTTATGTTACTAACGAAAGTAAGCTGACTGGGGAGCCGCAAGCCGGCGGAGGACAGCAATCGGTCACTGGGATTAAAAGCTTCCCCCcgcaacacacacacacgcattcTCGCCTTCAGAAAGGCAATGGCTTTTTGTACCGTTCTTCCCCAAGAAcgtgaaaaaaaataagtttcgGAGAGGCGGTTTCCCACAAGGCTCAGGCCAACCCCTGCCTCGGGAAGGGGGGACCCTCTCGACACTGCCGAGACCGGCGCctgccgggccggggcgggccgcTGCCGAGGTCTGGACGGCGGGGGTCGCCGGGGGACATGCGGCAGCCGCAGCCCGAGCACACCGTGCCCTGCCGTCACACCGTGCCCTGCCGTCACACCGTGCCCTGCCGTCACCATCacgccggcccggccccggtcGCTCGGGCTCGGCACTTACTTCTCATGCTAAGGTCGATGGGGTTCAGGCTTGCGGCGTGAACCTTAATGATGACCTCGTTCGGGAAGTGTATGGTGGGGAACACCATGTCCCTGGTGAAGCGCAGCACGTCGTTGCGGCCGTACCGGTCTATGACCCAGGAGGGCATAGCGCACCGCGCCCGCGGAGAGGCGCGGAGGCCGCGGACCGgcgcctgcccgcccgcccgcacCGCCCCGCGCAGCGCCCGACCGCTCGCCGCCCCCCGCGACAGCATGGCCGGGGgaaccgggccgggccgcgcaGCCGGCGCCCCGCGGGATCGGGCTGGGACGCGGCGCTCGCCGCTCGCCTACCGCGTTGAGGCCCGGCCCGGGCCGGCCCGCCTGCCTGCCTACCCTCCTCCCTCGCCCCGGCGGCACCCGCGGCCAATGGGCGGCCGCCTTCTTGGCGGCCCTGCCAATGGTGCCGCTCGGTGTTACGGCAAGATGGCGGCGCCCAGTCGCGGCGTCGGGAGAAGGGTGGCGGTGGCGGGCCGGCGGGCGTGAGGCGGTGGCGGTGAGCGGTCCGCTATGCTGCGCGCCTCCCTCCGTGAGGTGAGTGGCGCCGAGTCCCCAAGGAGcggggtggcggcggcggcggggcgggctcGCAAGGTGACCGGGCCGAGCGGTCCCGCCGCGGTGATCCCCTCGCgttccccctccccggggcggcgggggatgaggcgcggcggggcccgggggAGCCCTTCCCGTGGGCTCTTTCCCGACCTGGCCGCGGGGACCGGGCTTTACCCCCTTCACGGCCCGAAGCGGGCTCTGTCACCTGGCCGCCTGGAAAGGGGGATTGCGCTTTCAGGTGTCGGCAGCCTTGAAGGAGGGACATGTCACTCCGACGGAGCTCTGCCAGAGGTGCCTTTCCCTCATCAAAAGCACCAAGTTTCTTAACGCTTACATTACCGTAGCGGAAGAAACCGCTCTGAAGCAGGCGGAAGAATCGGAGAAAAGATACCGAAGAGGTATGTTTGCTCCCACTTGATATTAGTCCTTAAAAAGCTGTTGGGGAGGAGCTCTTTGTGTTAGGTGAGgcaacttttgtttttaaagcaggtgTATGCTCTGCGGGTTTGACTACGAGGGGATGAGGGCTGCGGTTGAGGCTTCAGTGGGTGTGTGCTCTCGGGTACATCCTTGGCACTCGGTAGCGTGTTCAGttcaaaaatcaaaagcaaaacctggACCAAACCAGGCAGGCGCTGCAGATTAAATAGGCTCTGTGCTTCTTGAACAGCACCGCTACTGGTTGCTTCTTCTTTCCCTCAGCAGCTTATTTTAATTGGGTAGCTAACAGTTACTGTGCACAGGGAGATGCAGTGGTCTTCTGCAGGCCTGTTGACTGAGGTGGACAAACATCCAGCTGTGTTTAAAACTATCAAATTTTAAACTaagaaagcaagtgaaaataaagcaaCTCTGTTAATTGCAGTTATGAGTTGGTGAACAGAACAGCATTAAATCCTGTCATTGGCAGCATTTAGAAACTGACtatcctcattttcctttccatttcctgaaagacagaaaagggaaattttcaCTTAGTAgggtactttttttccttcctgggtgACACTTGATGTCCTCTTGACAGCTTAAGAAAATAGCTAGCCAgagtgttttgctttctgacataagcattttaaatttttttttttgctggatgGTGGATAATCAATCACATAGGGAAGACTTTCTCTGCTTCAGTAGTTTTTTTAGGTCATATCTGTTGTGTATGTGAGGTAGGCAGAATTTATAGCTCCCAGCCTAGGGATGGAGTGGATTTAGGCAGCACCTATGCCTGAAATAAGCATTACATGGTCACATTGGAAGAGGTAAGCACTCCTTTGGTATTGCTAACCTATATGAAGGCAGCTGCCTGTCTCATGGGCTTAGACACAtttgcagagctctgctctgcagggtcAAGTCTGGTCTGGGCAGAATGCTCAATGCTGGAGTTAGAATGGCAGATCGTTCTTGAAAATGTAACTGGCAATCATCAAATGCTAAGTGGATAGCATTTTTGCTTCCAATGAATACCTGAAGGgacatgtaaaataaattgtaattgATGAAGAAAACGCTATATGTAGCACACTTTGCTTTAATCGCTGTTGTCTTCGCAATAATTCCTAATGCAGGTCAGCCACTGGGTGTTTTAGATGGAATTCCTATTGCAGTAAAAGACAACTTTAGTACAGCTGGCATTGAGACAACATGTGCATCAAACATGCTAAAAGGTACAGTAgagcttttaaagtaaaatcagATCTCATTTCAGagctcttgcttttctctttagaGGGTTTATGGAGTAGAGTCTTACAGAAATCTAAACGTTTTCAGAAAATGAGCTGAACTCATTTGAGAAAATATGTTTATCTAATTTCTTCTGCCAAGGTCATCTGGTATTAcaaatgcatctttttcttgTGTAAGCACATTATCTCCCTTATTCGTATAGATACATGCTTTTAACAACACAATGTTTATTATAGCCCATACACTAAAAAAGAATTGTTCTATAGTTCACAGATTGCTTCACATTACTTTTAGGTCTACAGGAGAGCAGTCAGTACTGTTTGCTGCTGTTCGCTAGCAAAATCCAAagtcagtctttttttctttttttttttttttatgtcctgTTGACAATTGTTGACTTAAGTAGTTTTTTCATACAGCTGTAGGAAGAGTAAACATTAACAATTCTTTTCCCTATATTCCTGATATACAGACATGTTCTATaaggcttttttaattttttgagtTTTCCTAAGCTCATTGTTTCTATTAACATGCCATGAACATTTTCAAGGCATTAGAATGTTTTCATAGTAAAAGCAAaagtagaaaacatttcttttagctgttttattctgcacaaagtaaaactgaaaagttttctGGAAGATAGCTCAAGTAAATTAGCAGAACCATAATCTgattatggttttttttaatagcagaagaaacaaaatatgattttgccattttgaaaaatctggtACTAcctgaaatgcttttccttaaaGCACATTCTCAGATCCATTGTGATTCAGGGTGGAGGTAGAGAAACCCCTGTCAATATTCACAAAAGGAATTGGTTGCTACCTAGGATTTCATGCAAGTGTCATGGGTCTCATCCTAGTTTATCTAAGGTCTAAGTGGTGAAGAGTGCACACATTTGATCACAGGATAGCCAGTTAGTATTTCAGCATGTGGTTAACCATATGCTCCTTTATCTTGTGGCCATGGGAGATAATTCAAGATAGCTTAGCACTTTTCTGTAAAGAgctgtttcttatttcttctaattttagACAGTTCCTGCAAATTGGCTGAATGCAGTAATTTGCTACCCTTGTGGTAACTTGTTTGTGTGAAGTCCACACTCTAGAAATGTATAATTCATAATTACTGGGTGGTAAgttgtagaggaaaaaaaaagacattgcaAACAGTACAGCGTTTGGTTTACTTTCGCTGAATTTTGGAAATTACTCATGTTATCTTGAAGCAAAACTTTGGCACTGTGAACTGACAATTCTTATGCACAAATAATGACGACTTTGAAGTGTTCAGAGTAGCTACTTAGAAAAATCAGCTGTATCCCACCAATCACTCTCTTAATTGTTCTGATTGTTTTCAGGTTATGTTTCTCCTTACAATGCTACAGTAGTTCAGAAATTACTGGATCAGGGAGCTGTGCTTCTAGGAAAAACAAACCTAGATGAATTTGCAATGGGGTGAGtgatgtttattatttttaatgtgtgatTGCACATTAAATCGAATACACACCATCTGTTCCAATCTACCTGTAATCCTTAACTCCTCTTTCTGTGAGGttagaaaataatgaatactTGTCCATGAAGAGTATATTGAGTTGCGTGGATTTCTCACTGAGCATTTATATTATTGTGTAAATTATATAAATGCTGAGTTTTACGAACATAGTGTTTGACTATAGTTGTGTTTGAGGGGGAGGAAACCTTTGCAGAAGGACAAGGACAAGCAGACTTCTTCCAGGTCCAGTAGTGTATTAGTAGAATTGGTTATACCACCAGTTaattgctgcctttttctttctccttactGGTGGTTTTTGGCCTTAGCTCATTATTATCAGGCCCCCAATGGCAGTTGCTGCCTCTGTCAGTCAGTCACTGGAGTAATTTGTATGAGTATTCCCTGATTTGCTGCAAACAGGCTAATCTAGAGCAACACTTTAAATTGCTTAAGCTAATGTTAGTGACTTTTTGTCAGGAGCACGTTGGAAAATGCTCTCACAAATTGATTCTCCAGCAAATAAGTGAAGGCAGCCAAGCTATAGCAGGGAACAACACTTGGCTGTTATGGATGGGAGTCTCTGTCTCCACAGCTGCTGGGTCTGGAAAGGAATGTCTGGGACTTTAGTTACCTATAAGAAACAATAAGTGTTGTGATTtcgttttgtttttgttttacctAAACCAAAGACAGAGGTTTGATTGGGAATTCACATGGACAGAGTGGAAATACCTTGACTATATTGTTTTGGATAAAGTAATTTCTGTGTCAAAGAGACACTCTTCAaaggaagagcagggaaaaagcacagaaaaaactgATTATGCAGTGTTACAAGTGGTTTAAGCTCATTAAAGCACAGGATTCTCTTAAAAAGTCTTGTCCCACCCCTGGCCTCTCATCTCTGGTCTGTGTATTTGCATGGTCTCAGTGCTAGCACCAACACGGCTGCACTGTGGGCTTGATCAGGGAGCTGATCCAGCTCAAAAGTAACGATGTCTCAATAAGGTTAGTTTTCAACTGCTGTGTCAAATGCCCGCTCTGTCTGATGATTTGGCTAATAACACTGGCACCCTGGAGTCAGGGGGAACGTGGGGTGGAGGTtgtgaggaaggaggaaagtaCCCCCATCCCCTGCTTCTGGTGGCAGTTCAGCTTAGCTGACCACAAGCTGACTGAAAACAGTTTCCTGAGAAGGCAGTCTAGTGCTCTGAACCAGCAAACTGTGGCTTCAGGAGAGGGCTACAGAGTGAGTAATAGCGTGTTATTTACAGAGAAGTGCTTGTTCCTGCTATTGCAGGGCTTTTTCTGCACCAGCCTCAGCAGCATGGGTTTCCGCAAGGCTGCAGTcttcttcttttgccttttccaaATGCAGGGTTAGGAGACCAGAAGACCTTTGTTTTGAAGCAGTTGTGCAGCTTTACTGTTACGTAGCGTAAAtcagttttatgtttttgtgATTACATTCTTTTCAGTGGCATTAGCGGAAGTTAGATAGAGGTACAGGTTCAGATTCTGTGTCAGAAAGAGATGAAGGCCTATAAACTTTACAATTCTGTATAACATTGTTGAAGTTGACTGCACAAGGATT containing:
- the RTN4IP1 gene encoding NAD(P)H oxidoreductase RTN4IP1, mitochondrial, which encodes MLSRGAASGRALRGAVRAGGQAPVRGLRASPRARCAMPSWVIDRYGRNDVLRFTRDMVFPTIHFPNEVIIKVHAASLNPIDLSMRSGYGATALNMKRDPLKLKTTETEFPLTLGRDVSGVVMECGLSVSYFKPGDEVWAAIPPWKQGTLSEFVVASGNEVSFKPKCLSHTEAASLPYVGLTAWSAVNQVGGLNQSNCSGKRVLILGASGGVGTFAVQLLKAWGADVTAVCSHDASTLMKKLGADNVIDYRSGNLEEQLKTLPLFDFILDNVGGSTEKWALDLLKKWSGATYVTLVTPFLINMDKLGVADGMLQTGVTVGSKTVKHLFKGVHYRWAFFMPSGRSLDEIAELVDSGKIQPVIDQVFSFSEVPKAFLKLEGGHARGKTVIDVIGKK